One Pseudodesulfovibrio cashew DNA window includes the following coding sequences:
- a CDS encoding sensor domain-containing diguanylate cyclase has translation MREEFKQITREANRVFLRFFLIFVLAGGVFGGILFFLFFYESEGFMGELLARERLGVHLRKEIIEQDMQSVLGDLRYLTTLEALNRFVGSRDAEELDPLAREFLAFAQSRSQYDQIRLLDVSGMELVRVSRRNGRPEILPEADLQDKGRRYYFKDTMMLERGRIYASPLDLNIEHGEVEVPFKPMIRFGTPLYNDRNRAVGTLIINYRADRLFGLLRRTGILTEGRTMLLNRDGYWLLAPDSADQWGFMLPGKSGVNFGARHPGPWSEIKDTDRGQIVSLDSVFTYVTIRPLCSEVASSSGTPAPFGDSNEMVRGDEYYWKLVSFVPDVSGGKIRGWAFGRMFGMGAMLAGGAGVSAWLIAFFFVKRRLYRRMAGAAPLRDEVTGLVKGVLYRERLAAAVERAVDTGVGFTLVRVQVDELASFNHTYGKDVGDGLLLQVALRLKANADFSDTVARLGEDEFVVLRLRVNDRTAMDEAVHETREMLKEPFKLYESLVPVGVIVTAGLFPNDAPTPEKLLSRLRRV, from the coding sequence GTGCGCGAAGAGTTCAAGCAGATAACCCGGGAGGCCAACAGGGTCTTCCTCCGTTTTTTCCTCATCTTCGTCCTGGCGGGCGGGGTGTTTGGCGGCATTCTGTTTTTCCTCTTCTTCTACGAATCCGAAGGGTTCATGGGCGAACTCCTGGCCAGGGAGCGCCTTGGAGTCCATCTGCGCAAGGAAATCATAGAACAGGATATGCAGTCCGTCCTGGGAGACTTGCGCTATCTGACGACCCTGGAGGCTCTCAACCGGTTCGTGGGCAGCCGTGATGCCGAAGAACTCGATCCACTGGCCCGGGAATTCCTCGCGTTCGCACAGTCCAGAAGTCAATACGACCAGATTCGCCTGCTGGACGTCTCGGGCATGGAGTTGGTCCGCGTTTCCCGCCGAAATGGACGGCCCGAGATTCTCCCCGAGGCGGACCTCCAGGACAAGGGCAGACGGTACTATTTCAAGGATACCATGATGCTGGAGCGCGGGCGGATTTACGCTTCTCCGTTGGACTTGAATATCGAGCACGGAGAAGTCGAGGTTCCCTTCAAGCCCATGATTCGCTTCGGCACGCCGCTCTATAACGATCGGAACCGGGCCGTTGGCACCCTGATCATAAATTATCGCGCGGACAGGCTGTTCGGCCTGTTGCGCAGGACAGGCATCCTGACCGAGGGACGGACCATGCTCCTCAACCGGGACGGGTATTGGTTGCTGGCCCCCGACAGCGCAGACCAGTGGGGTTTCATGCTCCCCGGCAAGTCCGGCGTGAATTTCGGGGCCCGGCATCCTGGGCCTTGGTCCGAGATCAAGGACACGGACCGGGGACAGATCGTCTCTCTGGATTCCGTGTTCACCTATGTCACGATTCGTCCCCTGTGCAGCGAGGTTGCGTCCAGCTCGGGAACGCCCGCCCCTTTCGGCGACAGCAACGAGATGGTCCGTGGGGATGAGTATTACTGGAAATTGGTTTCATTTGTCCCGGACGTGTCCGGAGGCAAGATCCGCGGCTGGGCCTTTGGTCGGATGTTCGGTATGGGCGCGATGTTGGCCGGCGGTGCCGGTGTGTCGGCCTGGCTCATCGCCTTCTTCTTCGTCAAGAGAAGGCTGTACCGCCGAATGGCCGGTGCCGCGCCGCTTCGGGACGAGGTGACGGGCCTGGTCAAGGGAGTGCTCTACCGGGAGCGCCTCGCGGCCGCGGTGGAGCGGGCCGTGGATACCGGGGTCGGATTTACCCTGGTCCGGGTCCAGGTGGACGAGCTGGCCTCCTTCAATCACACCTATGGCAAGGACGTCGGAGATGGGCTGCTGTTGCAGGTAGCCCTCCGGCTCAAGGCCAATGCCGATTTTTCGGACACCGTAGCCCGCCTCGGCGAGGATGAGTTCGTGGTATTGCGTCTTCGCGTCAACGACCGGACCGCCATGGACGAAGCCGTGCATGAAACGCGGGAGATGCTCAAGGAGCCGTTCAAGCTGTATGAGAGCCTCGTGCCTGTCGGGGTCATTGTGACCGCGGGGCTGTTCCCCAACGACGCCCCCACGCCGGAAAAGCTCTTGTCGCGCCTACGCCGGGTTTAG
- a CDS encoding thioredoxin family protein gives MTEGSRVRTLEPQAFDIELQSGQGPCLVAFLKRNDRYRDQMKILEEASAAYGGVFRFYLFDADYLDTALERFKVKGTPTFLLFREGREVSRLIGESDRETLGEFIESALEMG, from the coding sequence TTGACGGAAGGAAGCAGGGTACGAACTCTTGAGCCGCAGGCGTTCGACATAGAGTTGCAGAGTGGGCAGGGACCGTGTCTCGTCGCCTTTCTCAAGCGCAACGACCGCTATCGTGATCAGATGAAAATTCTGGAGGAAGCTTCCGCTGCCTATGGCGGGGTGTTTCGCTTTTATCTTTTCGACGCCGATTATCTCGACACCGCGTTGGAACGGTTCAAGGTCAAGGGAACGCCTACATTCCTGCTTTTCAGGGAAGGGCGCGAAGTGAGTCGTCTTATCGGCGAGTCCGACCGGGAGACGCTTGGAGAATTCATCGAGAGCGCTCTTGAGATGGGCTAG
- a CDS encoding response regulator has protein sequence MAKPNQGLNMAKILIAEDDLISQKIASKIVEELGHTAFVSPNGMHAYEALMACNDFDLLLTDIMMPKMDGKQLIQTLRGKEDFKNFPIVIMSAVVGMSDISNLLELGATLFLAKPLNYEDLRDYLERCLGKSCEQDKDA, from the coding sequence ATGGCGAAACCCAATCAAGGACTGAACATGGCCAAAATCCTGATCGCCGAAGATGATCTGATCTCCCAGAAAATCGCCTCCAAGATCGTGGAGGAACTGGGCCATACCGCCTTTGTGAGCCCCAACGGCATGCACGCCTACGAGGCCCTCATGGCCTGCAACGATTTCGACCTCCTCCTGACCGACATCATGATGCCCAAGATGGACGGCAAGCAATTGATTCAGACCCTGCGCGGCAAGGAGGATTTCAAGAATTTCCCCATCGTCATCATGTCAGCCGTGGTGGGCATGAGCGACATCTCCAATCTGCTCGAACTCGGCGCGACCCTTTTCCTGGCCAAGCCTCTCAACTACGAAGACCTTCGGGACTACCTGGAACGCTGCCTGGGCAAGAGCTGCGAACAGGACAAGGACGCCTAG
- a CDS encoding peptidylprolyl isomerase — protein MKALLKALAAALLLTFVLAGTGLAADPENTLYLDLKDGRVVIEMRPDLAPQHVARIKELVRIKFYDGIVFHRVIDGFMAQTGDPTGTGRGGSGKNLPAEFSDAPFKRGTVGMARAQSPDSADSQFFICFAPASYLDGKYTVWGQVTSGMEFVDHIKRGYGGNGMVSNPDKIIRMRVAADVTE, from the coding sequence ATGAAAGCATTGCTGAAAGCCCTTGCCGCCGCTCTCCTCCTGACCTTCGTCCTGGCAGGAACAGGGCTGGCCGCCGACCCGGAAAACACCCTGTACCTCGACCTCAAGGACGGCCGCGTGGTCATCGAGATGCGCCCGGACCTCGCCCCGCAACACGTGGCGCGGATAAAGGAACTGGTCCGAATCAAATTCTACGATGGCATCGTTTTCCACCGGGTCATCGACGGCTTCATGGCCCAGACCGGCGACCCCACCGGCACCGGACGCGGCGGTTCCGGAAAGAACCTCCCGGCGGAGTTCTCCGATGCCCCGTTCAAGCGCGGCACCGTAGGCATGGCCCGCGCCCAGTCTCCGGACAGCGCGGACAGCCAGTTCTTCATCTGCTTTGCCCCGGCCTCCTACCTGGACGGCAAGTACACTGTCTGGGGGCAGGTTACCTCGGGCATGGAGTTCGTGGACCACATCAAGCGCGGCTACGGAGGCAACGGCATGGTCTCCAACCCGGACAAGATCATCCGCATGCGGGTGGCCGCGGACGTGACCGAATAA
- a CDS encoding glycosyltransferase, giving the protein MRVLFTHNNFPAQFRHLCEHLGRTPGNSVVFATRNPRPEWSIPGVVKAVFEPDGPSSGESYAPAARMEESVRHGVGMLRLCHKLRAEGFVPDLIVGHSGWGQTLFLRDAFPEVPFLGYFEWYYDADGEETLFDGRPRSAGERAPLRLRNTAILHDLVSCTAGITPTRWQKAQFPQEFHSKLTRLHDGINTRYFAPAEEGPLPPEALELPDTDLTGATELVTYCSRGLEPYRGFPQFYESLPAILDARPGCHVLIVGEDRVCYSPTLPDNGSYKDLMRGKVAVDESRVHFTGPLPYGLYRQVLQASTVHVYLTWPFVLSWSFLEALSCGCLVVGSDTAPVREVLVHERNGLLTDFRSPAAIAQSVITGLEHREDLAPLRTAARQTILDDYCLSKSLPAQLDLMTKLVQAGANTSNPKGTP; this is encoded by the coding sequence ATGCGCGTCCTCTTCACCCACAACAACTTTCCGGCGCAATTCCGCCACCTCTGCGAACACCTGGGGCGCACGCCCGGCAACAGCGTGGTCTTCGCCACCAGGAATCCCCGTCCCGAGTGGAGCATACCGGGCGTGGTCAAGGCGGTGTTCGAACCGGATGGCCCCTCGTCCGGCGAGTCCTACGCCCCTGCCGCCCGCATGGAGGAAAGCGTCCGCCATGGCGTGGGCATGCTGCGCCTCTGCCATAAGCTGCGGGCCGAGGGGTTTGTCCCGGACCTGATCGTGGGGCATTCGGGCTGGGGCCAGACCCTGTTCCTGCGAGACGCCTTCCCCGAGGTCCCGTTCCTCGGCTATTTCGAATGGTACTACGACGCTGACGGCGAGGAGACACTTTTCGACGGACGACCCCGCTCCGCGGGAGAACGCGCCCCCCTGCGCCTGCGCAACACCGCCATCCTGCACGACCTGGTCTCCTGCACGGCGGGGATCACCCCCACCCGTTGGCAGAAAGCCCAGTTCCCGCAGGAGTTCCACTCCAAGCTGACCCGGCTGCACGACGGCATCAACACCCGCTACTTCGCCCCCGCCGAAGAAGGGCCGCTCCCGCCCGAAGCACTGGAGCTGCCGGACACGGACCTGACCGGAGCCACCGAATTGGTCACCTATTGCTCGCGGGGGCTGGAGCCATACCGGGGCTTCCCCCAGTTCTACGAATCCCTGCCCGCCATCCTGGACGCCCGTCCCGGCTGCCACGTCCTCATCGTGGGAGAGGACCGGGTCTGCTACAGCCCCACCCTCCCGGACAACGGGAGCTACAAGGACCTCATGCGGGGGAAAGTGGCCGTGGACGAAAGCCGGGTCCACTTCACCGGCCCCCTGCCCTACGGGCTGTACAGGCAGGTCCTCCAGGCCTCCACCGTCCACGTCTACCTGACCTGGCCCTTCGTGCTCTCCTGGTCCTTCCTGGAAGCCCTGAGCTGCGGCTGTCTGGTGGTCGGGTCGGACACCGCGCCCGTACGCGAGGTCCTCGTCCACGAGCGAAACGGACTGCTCACCGATTTCCGCTCCCCGGCCGCCATCGCCCAATCGGTGATCACGGGCCTGGAGCACAGGGAGGACCTGGCCCCCCTGCGCACTGCAGCGCGCCAAACCATCCTGGACGACTACTGTCTGAGCAAGAGCCTCCCGGCCCAGCTCGACCTCATGACCAAGCTGGTGCAAGCCGGCGCCAACACCTCCAACCCGAAAGGAACACCATGA
- a CDS encoding MarR family winged helix-turn-helix transcriptional regulator, translating into MPDTSELTQRIVEFYEKLSSWEHCVVRDQGLTLPQVHALEILGTHEALRMKELAEKMGVTTGTLTVLADRLEKAGMVRRKPHEEDRRSILVELTDSGRTIFEQHDELHNQLTRDITAKLTERERRALASALEKMNREF; encoded by the coding sequence ATGCCGGACACCAGCGAACTGACGCAACGGATAGTGGAATTCTATGAAAAACTCTCCTCATGGGAGCACTGCGTGGTCCGTGACCAGGGCCTGACGCTCCCCCAGGTACACGCCCTGGAAATCCTGGGCACCCACGAGGCCCTGCGCATGAAGGAGCTGGCGGAAAAGATGGGGGTGACCACGGGCACTCTGACCGTGCTGGCCGACCGGCTGGAAAAGGCCGGGATGGTCCGACGCAAGCCTCACGAGGAGGACCGGCGGTCCATCCTGGTGGAGCTCACGGATTCGGGCCGGACCATCTTTGAGCAGCACGACGAACTGCACAATCAGTTGACCCGGGACATCACCGCCAAACTTACTGAGCGTGAACGCCGAGCCCTGGCCTCTGCGCTGGAAAAGATGAACAGGGAATTCTGA
- a CDS encoding AMP-binding protein: protein MNKDMTLKDLLERSVQRHSERPALGFVRGEPFSYAGLLEKVHEFQEILAECGVAAEDKVAIIGENMPNWAVAYFAAVSMGAVAVPILQEFHPSAVHHILRHSEAKVVVASSRYMDKVEGENFPRLKTVVRMNDFSIVNDDEDEVEAEEPQASGFAEAVDMAREKLEILSDRARKLTDRMDEETMKKVSEAVESAREKFEELGDRARKLIDRKGVVKDVELTPDSVAAILYTSGTTGHSKGVVLTHRNLVSNALAGLEVFPVKEDDRFLSVLPMAHTYECTVGLIIPIHCGSSVYYLEKPPTPKTLLPAMQKVRPTIINVVPLIIEKIYKKRIKPKLNRKGVVGSLLKIGAARRKAARIAGSKLIEAFGGDLRLMCIGGAALAPEVERFLCDAEVPHAIGYGMTETAPLLAGIGPDKQRFRAIGPSIPGVELKILDPDPETGEGEILAKGPNVMREYYKAPKDTAATFTEDGWLLTGDLGVIDEDGYLFIKGRLKNVIIGPSGENIYPEEVESIINTCDLVMESLVYEVEGKVMARVHLNYDALDEQFDVSRMIESDVRDKVEGILEEIRNEVNGKVSTFARLARITEQVDPFEKTPTQKIKRFIYLN from the coding sequence GTGAACAAAGACATGACATTGAAGGACCTGCTCGAGCGCTCGGTCCAGCGCCACTCGGAGCGGCCCGCTCTCGGCTTCGTGCGCGGGGAACCCTTCTCCTACGCAGGACTGTTGGAGAAGGTGCACGAATTCCAGGAGATCCTTGCCGAATGCGGTGTGGCCGCCGAGGACAAGGTCGCCATCATCGGGGAGAACATGCCCAACTGGGCAGTGGCCTATTTTGCCGCTGTTTCCATGGGGGCCGTGGCCGTCCCCATCCTGCAGGAGTTCCACCCCAGCGCGGTGCATCACATCCTCCGGCACTCCGAGGCCAAGGTAGTGGTCGCGTCCAGCCGCTACATGGACAAGGTGGAGGGAGAGAATTTCCCGCGCCTGAAGACCGTGGTGCGCATGAACGATTTTTCCATCGTCAATGACGACGAGGATGAGGTCGAGGCCGAGGAGCCGCAGGCATCGGGATTTGCCGAGGCCGTGGACATGGCCCGCGAGAAACTCGAAATCCTCAGCGACCGGGCGCGCAAGCTGACCGACCGCATGGACGAGGAGACCATGAAGAAGGTTTCCGAGGCCGTGGAGTCGGCGCGCGAGAAGTTCGAGGAGCTGGGTGACCGGGCGCGCAAGCTCATCGACCGCAAGGGAGTGGTCAAGGACGTGGAGCTGACGCCCGACAGCGTGGCCGCCATCCTCTACACCTCGGGCACCACCGGCCATTCCAAGGGAGTTGTCCTGACCCACCGCAACCTGGTCTCCAATGCGCTGGCAGGGCTTGAAGTCTTCCCTGTGAAAGAGGACGACCGTTTCCTTTCCGTCCTGCCCATGGCCCATACCTACGAGTGCACCGTGGGGCTGATCATCCCGATCCACTGCGGCAGCTCGGTCTACTACCTGGAGAAACCGCCGACTCCCAAGACCCTGCTCCCGGCCATGCAGAAGGTCCGCCCGACCATCATCAACGTGGTGCCCCTGATCATCGAAAAAATCTACAAGAAACGGATTAAGCCCAAGCTCAACCGCAAGGGAGTGGTCGGCAGCCTGCTCAAGATCGGCGCGGCCCGCCGCAAGGCCGCACGCATTGCCGGGAGCAAGCTCATCGAGGCCTTTGGCGGCGATTTGCGCCTGATGTGCATCGGTGGCGCGGCCCTGGCCCCGGAGGTGGAGCGCTTCCTGTGCGACGCGGAAGTGCCTCACGCCATCGGCTACGGCATGACCGAGACCGCACCGCTGCTGGCGGGCATCGGTCCGGACAAGCAGCGTTTCAGAGCCATCGGGCCGAGCATCCCGGGAGTGGAGCTCAAAATCCTCGATCCCGATCCGGAGACCGGCGAGGGTGAGATCCTGGCCAAGGGGCCCAACGTCATGCGGGAATATTACAAGGCGCCCAAGGACACGGCCGCGACCTTCACCGAGGACGGCTGGCTGCTGACCGGCGACCTCGGGGTCATCGACGAGGACGGCTACCTCTTCATCAAGGGGCGGCTCAAGAACGTCATTATCGGGCCCAGCGGGGAGAACATCTACCCCGAGGAAGTGGAGTCGATCATCAACACCTGCGATCTCGTCATGGAGTCGCTGGTCTACGAGGTCGAGGGCAAGGTCATGGCCCGCGTCCATCTCAATTACGACGCCCTGGACGAACAGTTCGACGTGTCCAGGATGATCGAGTCCGACGTCCGCGACAAGGTGGAGGGAATACTCGAGGAGATCCGAAACGAGGTTAACGGCAAGGTCTCCACCTTTGCCCGCCTGGCCCGTATCACGGAACAGGTGGACCCCTTCGAGAAGACGCCCACCCAGAAGATCAAGCGCTTCATTTATCTCAACTAG
- a CDS encoding sigma 54-interacting transcriptional regulator codes for MKQTILVADGDAAIRSLIRDILSNRGYRVLTASTAVEALGALERGAPDVIFLDASLDGAEMVAGEAGRQGVPLVAVADGEESPASLTERLDAIGYLQKPVRREWLEMLARQGAVFRDCLGRGRRRAEDLSLSRGFLEAVLEADDGAIYLLDADGVLLRTNLLGEQMLQCAPDAGEAQRYLDLLSGHSSDLQGAALGRARDTGVIQRVEEHRGGTVYATRIRPVPGKGGPSGFVVKTVDISGRRRSEVELAESEKRYRSVYEACRDAIIMFDRNDGAVLDCNAAARRLYGYGAEEMLALTILELTDEPERSLEMIRAGVEHVPLRYHRNKVGVSFPVEVSMSHFVHNGREVCTAYIRDISQHKVVEEALREGARLYRAVVEDQTELICRYNTDNQVTFANGAFARFFGVDEDEIVGTEFFPHVAMDERRDLRSWLRDAGPDNPVFDREQHVRRHDGEARWILWTNRTILDYRGNIIEIQAVGRDITEQKDAERALALATEEKEQYRQNLEAIFRSIPDAIVSVDSQCRIIATNSAAASLLAVERERAVGLDFEEAVNDSGNPCLSVLKQVLKTSKAVRGYEAEIDLAARGQRMVELNCTPLIDHEKRHTGAVLVVRDVSRIADLEKRLQERHGFRGIIGRSMGMQEMYKLLEQLSPLDSIVLILGESGTGKELVAEALHYGGPRAGAPLIKVNCSALSESLLESELFGHVRGAFTGAVRDKVGRIQAAQGGTLFLDEIGDISPLIQLKLLRFLEQKEYERVGESKTRSADVRIIAATNVNLLQAVMKGTFREDLYYRLNVMPVQLPPLRDRQGDIPLLVEHFLEIFSGQFNKAFKGVSDEVMDLFMSYAWPGNVRELRHILEHACILSPGKEIGIEHMRGDLVSQMRTPGYAPAPSAPAPWSAPGVMPELAPAPSPYAQASVPPHYAQVPAPPVFPRKAGREEVLAALARCGWNKARAARELGIHRATLYRKLKAWGLDA; via the coding sequence GTGAAGCAGACCATCCTTGTCGCCGACGGCGACGCCGCCATACGCAGTCTGATTCGGGACATCCTGTCCAACAGGGGGTATCGCGTCCTCACCGCCTCCACCGCTGTCGAGGCGTTGGGGGCGCTGGAGCGTGGCGCGCCCGATGTGATCTTTCTGGACGCGTCGCTGGACGGTGCGGAAATGGTGGCCGGTGAGGCCGGGCGGCAGGGCGTCCCGCTGGTGGCCGTGGCGGACGGGGAGGAAAGCCCCGCCTCGCTGACCGAACGACTGGACGCCATCGGCTACCTGCAAAAACCCGTCAGGCGCGAGTGGCTGGAGATGCTGGCCCGGCAGGGCGCCGTCTTCAGGGACTGCCTTGGGCGAGGCCGGCGGCGGGCAGAGGATCTCTCCCTTTCCCGCGGTTTCCTGGAAGCGGTCCTGGAAGCGGACGACGGAGCGATCTACCTGCTCGACGCGGACGGCGTTCTGCTACGGACCAACCTGCTGGGGGAGCAGATGCTGCAATGTGCGCCGGATGCAGGGGAAGCGCAGCGCTACCTGGATCTCCTTTCAGGCCATTCCTCCGATCTTCAGGGAGCCGCCCTGGGCAGGGCCAGGGATACCGGCGTGATTCAGCGTGTGGAGGAGCACCGGGGCGGGACCGTCTACGCCACCCGGATTCGTCCCGTGCCCGGCAAGGGCGGGCCGTCGGGCTTCGTGGTCAAGACCGTGGACATTTCCGGCCGAAGGCGCTCCGAGGTGGAGCTGGCCGAAAGCGAGAAGCGATACCGCTCCGTGTACGAAGCGTGCCGCGACGCCATCATCATGTTCGACCGCAATGACGGGGCCGTCTTGGACTGCAACGCGGCGGCCCGCCGTCTCTATGGATACGGCGCGGAAGAGATGCTGGCCCTGACCATTCTCGAACTGACCGACGAGCCCGAGCGTTCCCTGGAGATGATCCGGGCGGGCGTGGAGCATGTCCCCTTGCGTTATCACCGGAACAAGGTCGGCGTGAGCTTTCCGGTGGAGGTCTCCATGAGCCACTTCGTGCATAACGGGCGCGAGGTGTGCACCGCCTATATCAGGGATATTTCACAGCACAAGGTGGTTGAGGAGGCCCTGCGCGAGGGCGCGCGCCTGTACCGGGCCGTGGTCGAGGACCAGACCGAGCTTATCTGCCGCTACAACACGGATAACCAGGTAACCTTCGCCAACGGCGCGTTCGCCCGCTTTTTCGGAGTGGACGAGGACGAGATCGTGGGCACGGAATTTTTTCCGCACGTGGCCATGGATGAGCGGAGGGACCTTCGTTCCTGGCTCCGGGACGCGGGCCCGGACAACCCTGTCTTCGATCGCGAGCAGCACGTGCGGCGCCACGACGGCGAGGCCCGGTGGATCCTGTGGACCAACCGGACTATCCTGGACTACCGGGGAAACATCATCGAAATCCAGGCCGTGGGGCGGGACATCACCGAGCAGAAGGACGCGGAGCGCGCCCTGGCCCTGGCCACGGAGGAGAAGGAGCAGTACCGCCAGAACCTGGAAGCCATTTTTCGCTCCATCCCGGACGCCATCGTCTCGGTGGACTCCCAGTGCCGGATCATCGCCACCAACAGCGCCGCGGCTTCGCTCCTCGCCGTGGAACGGGAGCGTGCGGTGGGGCTGGACTTCGAGGAGGCCGTCAATGATTCGGGCAACCCCTGTCTCAGCGTCCTGAAGCAGGTGCTCAAGACCAGCAAGGCCGTGCGCGGCTACGAGGCGGAGATCGACCTCGCAGCCCGGGGGCAGCGCATGGTGGAGCTGAACTGCACTCCGCTTATCGACCATGAGAAGCGGCACACCGGCGCGGTGCTCGTGGTGCGGGACGTGTCGCGTATCGCGGATCTGGAGAAACGGTTGCAGGAACGCCACGGCTTTCGCGGGATCATCGGCAGGAGCATGGGGATGCAGGAGATGTACAAGCTGCTGGAGCAGCTCTCTCCCCTGGATTCCATCGTGCTCATCCTGGGCGAATCGGGCACCGGCAAGGAGCTGGTGGCCGAGGCCCTGCACTACGGCGGGCCACGCGCCGGAGCTCCACTGATCAAGGTCAACTGCTCTGCGCTGTCCGAGAGCCTTCTGGAGAGCGAGCTCTTCGGGCACGTACGGGGTGCGTTCACCGGCGCGGTGCGCGACAAGGTGGGCCGCATCCAGGCCGCTCAGGGTGGCACGCTCTTCCTGGACGAAATCGGCGACATCTCGCCGCTCATCCAGCTCAAGCTGCTTCGTTTCCTGGAGCAGAAGGAGTATGAGCGGGTGGGCGAGTCCAAGACCCGCTCCGCCGATGTGAGGATCATCGCGGCGACCAACGTGAACCTGCTCCAGGCGGTCATGAAGGGCACCTTCCGCGAGGACCTCTATTACCGACTCAACGTCATGCCGGTGCAACTGCCGCCGCTGCGGGATCGCCAGGGAGACATCCCGCTGCTGGTAGAGCATTTCCTGGAAATCTTCTCCGGTCAGTTCAACAAGGCCTTCAAGGGGGTCTCCGACGAAGTCATGGATCTGTTCATGAGCTACGCCTGGCCGGGCAACGTCCGGGAACTCCGGCATATCCTGGAGCACGCCTGCATCCTTTCACCCGGCAAGGAGATCGGCATCGAGCACATGCGCGGCGACCTGGTCAGCCAGATGCGCACCCCGGGCTATGCTCCGGCCCCTTCTGCACCCGCACCATGGTCTGCGCCCGGCGTCATGCCCGAGCTGGCGCCTGCCCCGAGCCCCTATGCGCAGGCGTCCGTGCCACCCCACTACGCGCAGGTGCCCGCTCCTCCCGTTTTCCCGCGCAAGGCAGGCCGGGAGGAAGTTCTCGCCGCTCTCGCCCGGTGCGGGTGGAACAAGGCCAGGGCAGCCCGCGAACTCGGCATCCATCGGGCGACTCTCTACCGCAAGCTCAAGGCTTGGGGACTGGACGCCTAG